The Gemmatimonadaceae bacterium sequence CGCCAAACCCGACGAATTCGACACGGCGCACCAGGTCCTGAGCGGCCTCAAAAGCGACCGCGTATTTTACGTGCCTGGCGAACACGATGTCGCCACCGACAACGGCGCGTCGTATCTCGCGCGCTATGGCAAGGGGACGAAGGGCGGTGGATGGTACAGCTTCGATCATACGGGCGTCCACTTCATCGGGCTGGTCAACGTCCTGAATCTCAAAGCGGGCGGTTTAGGAACGCTCGGCGCGGAGCAGTTGGCGTGGCTCAAGAAGGACGTGTCCGGGCTGTCGAGCAGCACACCGATCGTCGTGTTTGCGCATATTCCGTTGTGGACGGTGTATCCGCAGTGGGGATGGGGCACCGACGATTCGGAGCAGGCGCTCGGGCTCGTCAAGCGATTCGGCTCGGTGACGGTGCTCAACGGCCACATTCACCAGATCGTGCAAAAGGTCGAAGGCAACATGGCGTTCCACACGGCGATGTCGACGGCGTTCCCGCAGCCGGCGCCCGGCACCGCGCCGGCGCCCGGCCCGATGACGGTCGACGCCGGTCGCCTAACGAGCGTGTTGGGCATCGCGGATGTGACGTTCGTTCCGGGCCGGTCGCATCTAGCGATCGTGGACGCGACGCTGTCGGGGAAGCCGCCGGCGTTCGACGCGGCGGCGCAGGATGCGGCGCAGCGGCCCGCGGCGCGGCGCGCGCTCGTGCTCGGGCCCGACCAGATCGGCATCGACAACTTCCAGTTCTCGCCGGCCATCCTCACGGTGGCGCGCGGCACGACGGTCACCTGGATCAACAACGATGACGTCCCGCATCTCATCGTGAACGTCGAGCGGCGGTTCAAGCAGTCGCCGGTGCTGGATACGGGGCAGCGCTTCAGCGCGACGCTCGACCGGCCGGGCACCTACAAGTACTTCTGCTCGCTGCATCCCATGATGCAGGGCACGATCGTGGTCCACTAGCGGAGGGTCGCACCGGAGCAATGGCCCAACGGACCGCCGACGGTTTCGAAGCGCGCATCCTGCCGCATCTGGACGACGCGTACACGCTCGCCCGCCACTTGTTAGGCGACGACCACGACGCGCAGGACGCCGTCCAGGATGCGGCCTTGCGAGCGTTCCGGCACTTTGCCGGCTTTCGCGGCGACAACGCGCGCGCCTGGTTTCTGTCGATCGTGCGCAACTGCTGTCACACGCTGCGCGCGGGGCGGGCGGTGGACCGGGCCACCGTTCCGTTCGGCGAACAGCACCTCGCGATCGTGCGCGACACGGATCGCACGGACGCGGCAGCGATCGCCCAGTCCGATCGTGCGTTAGTCACGCAGGCGCTCGCCGAGATGCCGGTGGAGTTTCGCGAGGTGCTGGTGCTGCGGGAAGTGCAGGGTCTGTCGTACGCCGAGATCGGCGACGTCGTCGGCGTGCCGGCGGGGACGGTGATGTCGCGGCTGTCGCGCGGCCGGCGCCGGCTGGCGGAGAAGTTAGGCCTGACGGGCAAGGAGGCAAGCTGATGCAATGCGCTGAGTGCCGGGCCCTCCTCGATGCGTATCTGGACGCCGCGCTGCCCGAGGGCGAGCGGGCGGCGGTGCGCGAGCACCTGGCCGGCTGCGCCGAGTGCTCGCGCGAGCTTGCGGCGCTCGAGCGCGCGTCCTCTCTCGCGCAGGAGCATCTGGTGCACTATCGAGCGCCCGACGTGTTGAAGGCGCGCATCGCGAGCGCGATCGCCGGCGAGCGCGCCGAGCCGGCGGCGGGGCTGTCCTCACCGGCCGCCCGGTCGCGCCGCTGGTGGCCGCTGGTGGCGGCGGGCGTGCTGATCGCGCTGTCGAGCAGCGGCCTAACGTACGCGGTGCTGCGCGGCGCCGGCGGCACGGCGCAGATGGTGGCCGATGAGGTGCTGGCGAGCCACATCCGGTCGCTCATGCCCGGCCATCTGACCGATGTGCAATCGACCAGCGAACACAATGTGAAACCGTGGTTCAACGGCCGGCTCGACCTGTCGCCGGCCGTGCCGACCCTCGATTCGGCCGGCTTTCCGTTAGTCGGCGGCCGGCTCGACTACGTCGATGGCCGCGTCGTCGCCGCGGTGGTGTACGGGCGGCGACAGCACCTGATCAACGTGTACTCGTGGCCGGAGCAGGGGCCTAACGAGGACGAGGCGACCGCGAGTGCGCGCGGCTATCACATGCTGCACTGGCGGTCGAACAACGTCGACTACTGGGTCGTGTCGGATCTCGAGTCGGGCGAGCTGGCGAAGTTCGTGGCGCTGTACAGGCGGACAGAAGGCTGAACAGGCGGACAGAGCCGGAGAAAGAACAGCGACAGGCGGACAGAAGGCGGACCACAGACGGACAGGGCGGGACAAGAACCAAAAAACTTTTCTTGGTGCTCTATCCGTCGTGTCCGTGCTTTGCCCGCTCTTCATGAGCGTAGATGCCCGCTTTGCCTCGGCAGACCGCGCGCTTTACGGCACTTGAATCAGTCGGTCAAATCGGTTGCCGGTGGACGGCTCAACGGAAGCATCTACGCTCATAGAGACACGGACAAAGCGCGGACACAACGGACACGGCAAGACAATAACAAAAGTCTTTTTCTTGTTACTCTGTCCGCCGTGTCCGTGCTTTGTCCGCTCTTCATGAGCGTAGCTGCGGTTCACCAGTCATCGTTTGCGCCGACGGGCTGCGTTGGCGTGGGAGACAGAAAGCCAACCGACGATGCCGCTTGCGAGGGCGAGCGCTGCGCCGGCGAGCATGACGATCTTGAAGCTGTCGACGAACGAGGTGCCGATGGCGTGTTGGACGAGTCGTGATTGGTGGGGATCGAGGCCGTGCGGGACCGTCGCGGCGGCGAGGTCGATGTGTTGGCGCGCGAGGTCGTGTACGGCGGAGGGAGGGAGGTGCAGGGTCGCAACGCGCTGGTCCAGGGCGGGTCCGAATACGCGGCCGGCGATCACCGCCATGAGGGCGAGTCCCAGGACACCGGCGGAGCGTGCGACGGCGTTGTTGACGCCCGAGGCGACGCCGACGTTCCCGGCGGGTACGGCATTCATGACGCTCGTGGTCAACGGCGCGACAGTTAGGCCGAGTCCGATGCCTAACACGGCGGCCGCCGGAAAGAACGTGCCCCAGTAGGATCCGCCGATGGATGGCCGCGCGAACAGCGCGAAGCCGGCCGCGACCACGGCGGGACCGATTCCCAGGAGCAGCGCGGCGCCGCAGCGCTCGAGGAGTGCGCCGGCCTGCTGCGACAGGAGGAACACCAGCACGGTCGTCGGCACCAGCGCCGCGCCGGCGGCTGTCGGCGAATAGCCCTGCACCTGAATCAGGTCGAACGGAACGAAGTACAGTGCGCCGCTCAAGGCGCCGTACAGCAGGAGCGTCAGCGCATTCGTTCCCGCGAACACGCGGTCGGTGAAAAGCGAGAGGGGAACCATGGGCGCGCGGCTGCGCCATTCGATCGCCAGGAATGCGGCGAGCACGATGGCCCCGCCTAACAGCGACCCCCACACCAGCGGGTGGTGCGCGCCGAGCCGCGGCATCTCGAGGGCGCCGGTGACGATGCCGGCGAGGCCGATGGTGGCAGTCGCGGAACCCGGCCAGTCGAGCGCGCCGCGCGAGGCGTCGCGCGTTTCGGGGACGTGCATGGCGGACAGGATGATCACGAGCACGGCCAGCGGCGGATTGATGAAGAACACCCAGCGCCACGAGACGTGCTGCACGAGCCAGCCGCCTAACACGGGGCCGGCGGCGGGTGCGATGGCGGTGAAGGCGGACCAGTTCCCGATCGCTCGCGCGCGGGCGTGTCCCTCGAAGCACGCGCCGAGGATGGCGAGGCTCCCGGGAATGAGGAGCGCCGCGCCGACCCCTTGAATCGCGCGGGCGATGACGAGCCAGGCGACGCCGGTGGCGAATCCACACGCCAGCGACGCGGCGCCGAAGATCGCCGTCCCTACGACATAAATTTTCCGGCGGCCGAGTTTGTCGCCTAACGCACCGCCGATGAGGAGGCAGCCCGCGAGCACCAGCGCGAACGACTCGACCATCCACTGCGCTTCGTCGCCGGTCGCGTGCAGCTGGCGTTGCATCACCGGGAGCGCGACGTTGACCACGGTCGTGTCGATGAACGCGATGCTGGAGCCGAGGATGGTCGTGGCGACGATCCAGCCGCCGTGCGCGCCGGATGCGGGCGCCCTCCGTCCGCCGGCCGCGCGGGCGCGCCGCGCGGCCGCGGTGTCGTGCGCCGTCATTGCCTAACGGGACGCCGCGCCGGCGGCCTTGACCCGCGGACGCCGGCGCCGCTCCGGGAAATGCCGATCGAGAAACCGAAGCATGGCGCGCTCTTCCGGATAATGGCCGCCCGCCGTCTTGCCGCGCGCTCGGGGCAGAATCGTGTCGCCGTGGTCCATGTAGCGCGCGAGGACGATCGGGTGGATGTAGCTCGAGCGGCAGATGGCCGGCGTGTTGCCCAGTTCGGCCGCCACGAGCCGGATGGCCAGCACGACGTTCTTCTTCGCTTCGCGCGCGCTGCCCGCCGGGCCGAGGTCCGACAGCACCATTGCCGTCCGCAGCGTGCCGCCCCAGGTGCGAAAGTCCTTGGCTGTGTACCGGGCCGGCGTGAGGCGGCGCACGTAGTCGTTGACTTCGCGCTGCGTGAGGTTGTGCCAGACGCCGTCGGCGATGTATCGAAAGAGACGCGTGCCCGGCGTCTCGAGCAGCGCGCGCACCAGCGCGGCTAATGCCCGATCGACCACCACCCGACGCTGCTCCTTGTTGGACTTGCCGCGGAAGGCGAACGCGATCGCGTTCCCGTCGACCTGGACATGGCGCTTGTTGAGCGTCGTGATGCCGAACGTATGATTCTCGCGCGTGTAGCGCTCGTTGCCCGGCCGGAAGAATCCCTTGCTGATGAGCCGCACGACGCCGGCCGCCACCCGGTCGCGCGTCAGCTCGCGGCCGCTGCCTAACTGAGTGTACAGCGCGTCGCGGATCATCGGCAGGTCGTGCGCCAGTCGCCGGAGCCGATGGTACTTCCGCTGCTCCCGCTTCGCGACCGCGCGCTCGTGGTACCGGTATTGCTTGCGTCCCTTGACATCGAACCCCCACGCCTGGATCGCGGCGCGCGGACTCGCAGCGATGTGGACGTCGCGCCAGGCGGGCGGCACCCGCAACGCGTCGATCCGCGCGAGCTGCTTGCGGTCGCGGACCACGCGTCCCTGCGCATCCTCGTACCGAAAGCCCGTCGACGTCCCGCCGCGCCGCTTGATCCACTCACCCGTCATGTCCAGGCTCCCGTGGCAAGAAGCAGTCCTCGTGGACTGGCAGGCTTCGGTGACGCCGTGCATTCGCAATGGCGTCTGCCCGGCCATCGCTTACGTCCGCATCTTCCTGGATCCGCACGGCGGAGGCCGCGTGCGGCGAGACCGCGGGCGCCGTGCTCGTGTTAGGCGACGCGATCGATGCGACGGGGACGCGCATCCCGCTGGACCGCGTTGTACCGCTGTGCCGAGGGCGACGTCGTGGTCGTTGCGTCGCGTCCGGAGCTCTTCGGATGGGCGCGCGCGCTTTCGCCCAACGCTGGGCGCGCCATCTATCCGGGCTAGAAGTGCGTTGTTCGGCCCGGGATCGCTGGCTTGCTGTCGACGTGGCTCATCGAGCGAACACGACGTCCTGCCGCGAGAGCAGGCGTCCGTTCGCCGCTCGGACCTCGAGTGCCGCTCGACCCGTATCCGCCTCGGCGACGAGAAAATCGTAGGTCTCGCCGATCGACACCGGCTGTCGCGCGTCCACGCGAACGCGACGAGCGGCATTGACCGGATACGCGTCCTTCGCGATCGGAATCCATTGCAGATCACTGCCGGTGCTCGGTCCGCTCGTTCTCACGAGCTCGTACCGTATGAGGGGATTTCCAACCGTGATGTTCATCAACCGGAAGCGGTACGCCACATGCGCCCGCAGTTGGATTGGTGTCGACGTCTCGCCCGCATTGAGCATGACCGTTCCGTCCGGACGATTCCCGATGATGAACACGCGGTCGCGATCGGGATTCCAAGCTGCGCCGGAATCGAGCACGATGAGCGGGCCATACAAGCCACGCATTTGCTGGTACATCGCGTTGAGATGCGTGTGGTACATGTAGCTGCCGGGGCGCCGTGGCGTCACGAGCACAGGAAAGGAATCGCCGGGCTCGACCGGCGGCTCCATCGCCCCCGGCATGCCGCTCATGCCCACCACGCCATCGGCGCCGGACTCGACTTCCAGCCCGTGCCAATGGATTTGCGTCGCCTGCGCGCTGTGATTGACGATCCAGATCCGCGTCGGCTCGCCGCGACGCAGAATGATGGCAGGACCGAGCACCGCGCTCGAATCGATGTCGCCGTGACCCGCATCGACGACGTACTCGAATTTGCCCGTCGTGTCGCCTAACGGAGCACCGGACTCGACGACCAACCGTACCGTGCGCCGCTCCCCCTGGTACGGATGCCAGCCGGCGGGCGCGCGGATCCTGATCCCGAGCACGAGGCCGCCCATGTCCATGCCTTCGCGCGAGCCGCCGTCGGTTCGACCCGGCGGATAGCCGTTCAACTCGTGTTGCAGGCGCTGGTTCGGCGGCTCCACGGCAGGCGGCAGCGAGGGGTTGTCCACGACGTGAAAATTGATGTGGCAGTGAAAGATCCATCCGCCCGGTCGATCGGCCAGCCACGCCACGTCCATGGTCCTGCCGGCGTGAAGATTTTCGGTGACCTCTTCGCGTTGTTGGTCGGACCAGTACACGGTGTCGCGAGCGAGGTCGCCGTGAGCGTTGATGCGAAAGAAGAAGCCGTGCAAGTGGAACGGATGCGGCTCGTCGCTGGCGTTGATCACGCGCCAGCGGATGGAGTCGCCCATGTTGTACGTTAGGCGTTCGGTGAACGGCCACGGCCGGCCGTTGATCGTGTAGATCCCATCGACATCCCTGGGGTTCGAGTCGCTGGTTTGCGATTCCCGCTCAATGACGAACACGCGATCGCGGCCGGCAGCGGCGCCGGGCGGGTCGACGATGAATGCGCCGTTGAGATGCTCATCATCCCGCCACCGGGTCCCGAACGACTCGCCATGGGTGGCGCCCCAGTAGTAGTACGTGCCTGGGGCGTCGGCCACGAAACGGGCGGTGCCGATTGCGTTAGGCGCGATGACCAGCGAGTCGAGCGGCGTCCGGCGGCGGGCGGACAGCCCGCGCACCACGAGCTCGGCCCCGGTGCGATTCTCGATCCGCGCCACGACGTGCGTGCCGAGCGGCACCCGGAGCATGGGCCCCGGATCCTCGAGCGCCTTTCCGGTTTCGCCGAACGCAAGGATCTGAATGCCGCGGCCCGCTGGCCCGTACGGGCGCCACTCGCCGGACTCGGCGACCAGGGAAACGGACTCGGTGCCGTCGGTTAGGCTGCCGGCAGGCGTCCGGCCGTCGTTGAATTCGATGGGCGGCGGATCGGGACGGGAAAGTTTCGTGGCCGCGGCGCCCAGGCCCAGGAAGACCAGGATCACGCCGGCAGACTGTCGCATTGCAGATGTCACGGGGGGGTGAGGAAGGAGGGGTGCTGCACGCCGCTCTATAGTGAGACGAAAGTTCCCGATTGTCAAATCGTTCTAACGTTTGGTCTTCGGCGAAGGGCAACGCGTCTCGCGCAAGATGTCCATTTCGGCATCGCTCGAACGTCGCTATTCAGACGGCGCGTCACTACTTCGTCCGTCGCCAAGCGATCGCCGATCGCCTGCGGCAACGTCCGATTCTTGTAAGAACCACATCGATCGAACGAGAAATTTCGCGGCGATGGAACCGCGCGAGCCTGAGCGCCGTTTGGGACATCAACGTATATCGCCTTCAGGACTACCGAGTATGCAGAATCGAACCGACTCTCAATTGCCAAACGAATCGCAGACCCCGCGCTCGCGCCGCACGTGGATCATCGCCGGTACGGCAGTCGCGATTCTCGCGACGCTCGCCGCGGGACGTGCGATCAGCGGCCACGACGCTCAACCGCAGGGACCGCCGCCTGCGCCACCGGTCACCGTTGCCGCAGCCATTGGGCGATCGGTCACCGATTGGGATGAGTTCACAGGCCATCTCGAATCGGTCGACATGGTGGACGTGCGCCCGCGCGTCTCCGGGTACGTCGAGCGCGTCGCGTTCACGGAGGGCGCCATGGTGAACAAGGGCGACGTGCTGTTCGTCATCGATCCTCGGCCCTACGAAGCCGAGGTGGAAAAGGCGAAAGCGGATCTCGCGCAAGCCGAGACGCGGCGCACGCTCGCGCAATCGGAGGTGGCGCGCGCCAAGCACTTGCTCGCGGCGCAAGCGATCTCGCGTCAGGACTACGACACGCGCACGAGCGCGAGCGCCGAGGGCGACGCCGCGGTGCAGGCCGCGCAGGCTGCACTGACCACGGCGCAGCTCAACCTCGAGTGGACGACGGTCCGGGCGCCGATCACCGGCCGCGTCGGCCGCGCGCAGGTGACGCCGGGGAATCTGGTCCAGGCGGGTGCGGCTAACGCAACGCCGCTGACGACGGTGGTGTCGCTCGACCCGATCTACGTCTACTTCGACGGCGATGAGCAGACGTATCTGAAGGACCTCGGCCTCTCGCCGTCGTCGGGCGCGCACGCGGCCCAACAGAAGACGCAGCGTGTGGTGTACATGGGCCTGGCCGACGAGACCGGGTATCCGCACGAAGGGCACATCGACTTCGTCGACAACGCACTGGACCCGGTGGCCGGCACCATCCGCGCGCGCGCGGTGTTCGCCAACCACGACCACCGCCTAACGCCGGGTTTGTTCGCCCGCATCAAGCTCATCGGCAGCAGGAGCTACGACGCGACGCTCATCCGCGACGACGCGGTGGGCACGGATCAGGATCGGAAATTCGTGTTCGTGCTCAAGCCCGACAACACGGTGGATTACCGCGCCATCACGCTCGGCCCCATGGATGATGGGCTGCGTGTGGTGAAGCAGGGTCTCAAGCCCGGTGAGCGGGTGGTCGTCAACGGACTGCAGCGTGTGCGGCCGGGCGCCAAGGTCACGCCGACAGTCGTGCCCATGACGCCGCCGTCCGACTCGCAGCCGTCCGTCGCATCGGCGCATTAGGCTCGCCGCAACTTCGCAACCGTTCGAGTATCACGGAGTCCAGTATGCGCTTTTCGCGCTTTTTCATAGATCGCCCGATTTTCGCCGCCGTGTTGTCGATTGTCATTCTGGTGGCGGGATTGATCGCGATATTCACGCTGCCGGTGAGCGAGTATCCGGAGGTGGTGCCGCCGACGATTGCGGTGCGCGCCGTGTACCCCGGGGCCAACCCCACCGTGCTCGCGCAGACGGTCGGCACGCCGCTCGAGGAGAGCATCAACGGCGTCGACAACATGCTGTACATGTCGTCGCAGGCCACTGCGGACGGCGTGCTCAATCTCACGGTCACGTTCAAGATCGGGACGAACGTCGACATGGCGCAGGTGCAGGTGCAGAACCGCGTCAATCAGGCGCTGCCGCGGCTGCCGGACGAGGTCCGCCAGTTGGGCGTGACGACGCAGAAGCAGTCGCCGGATCTGACGATGGTGGTGCACCTCATATCGCCTAACGGGCGATACGATCCGGTCTATCTGCGCAATTACGCGACGCTCCAGGTGAAGGATCAGCTGCAGCGCATTCCGGGCGCCGGCCAGGTGATCGTGTTCGGCTCGGGCGACTACGCTATGCGCGTGTGGCTCGACCCGCAGAAGGTGGCGGCACACGATCTGTCGGCCGGCGACGTGGTGAACGCCATCCGCGAGCAGAATCTGCAGGTGGCGGCCGGCGTCGTTGGCGCGCCGCCGATGCCGACGCCGGTGGCCTATCAGCTGACGGTGAATGCCCGCGGCCGGTTGGTGAACGAGAAAGAATTCGGCGACATCATCGTGAAGACCGGCGCCGATGGCGAGATCACGCGCCTGCGCGACGTCGCTCGTATTCAGCTGGCGGCCGGCGACTACGGCTTGCAGTCGCTGCTCAACAACAAGAACGCGGTGGCCATCGCGATCTTCCAGCAGCCGGGCTCGAATGCGCTCGCGCTGTCGCACGACGTGCGCGCGACGATGGCGGAGCTCAAGAACAACTTCCCGCAGGGCGTGGACTATTCGATCGTCTATGACCCGACGGTGTTCGTGCACGACTCGATCAACGAAGTGGTCAAGACGCTGCTCGAGGCGACGCTGCTCGTCGTGATCGTGGTCGTGGTGTTCCTGCAGACGTGGCGCGCGTCGATCATTCCGCTGGCGTCGGTGCCGATCTCGATCGTCGGCACGTTCGCGATCATGCTCGCGTCGGGCTTCTCGATCAACACGCTGTCGCTGTTCGGGCTGGTCCTCGCGATCGGCATCGTGGTCGACGACGCGATCGTCGTCGTCGAAAACGTGGAGCGGCACATCGAGCTGGGCCTGTCGCCGCGCGAAGCGAGCCACAAGGCCATGGACGAGGTGAGCCGGCCGATCGTCGCGATTGCCCTGGTGCTGTGCGCCGTGTTCGTGCCGGTGGCGTTCATCAGCGGCCTAACCGGTCAGTTCTACAAGCAGTTCGCGCTCACCATCGCGTTCTCGACGCTCATCTCGGCGTTCAACTCGCTGACGTTGTCGCCGGCCCTGTCGGCGATTCTGCTCAAGCCGCACGGCGCGGAGCCCGACCGGCTGACGCGCGTGCTCGAGAAGTTGTTGGGCTGGGTGTTCCATCCGTTCAACCGCGCGTTCAAGAGCGGGTCGAACAAGTACGGACGCGCGGTGGGCAAGTTGATCGGCAAGAGCGCGGTGGCGCTCGCGGTCTACGCGGGGCTCATCGTGATCACGTTGATCGGGTTCAAGCGGGTGCCGCCGGGCTTCGTCCCCACGCAGGACAAGCAGTACCTGGTGGCGTACGCGCAGCTGCCGGACGCGGCGTCACTGGACCGTACCGAGGACGTGATCAAGCGGCTGTCGGCCATTGCGGCGAAGCAGCCCGGCGTGGATGCCACGGTGGCCTTTCCGGGCCTCTCGATCAACGGGTTCGTGAACAAGCCTAACGCAGGCACGGTGTTCATCGGCCTCAAGCCGTTCGAGGAGCGCAAGAGCAAGGACGAGAGCGGCCCGGCGATCGTCGCGGCGCTCAACCAGAAGTTTTTCTCGATTCAGGACGCCTTCATTGCGGTCTTCCCGCCGCCGGCCGTCAACGGCCTGGGCTCGGTGGGCGGATTCAAGTTGGAGCTCGAGGACCGCGCAGGGCTGGGGCAG is a genomic window containing:
- a CDS encoding anti-sigma factor, coding for MQCAECRALLDAYLDAALPEGERAAVREHLAGCAECSRELAALERASSLAQEHLVHYRAPDVLKARIASAIAGERAEPAAGLSSPAARSRRWWPLVAAGVLIALSSSGLTYAVLRGAGGTAQMVADEVLASHIRSLMPGHLTDVQSTSEHNVKPWFNGRLDLSPAVPTLDSAGFPLVGGRLDYVDGRVVAAVVYGRRQHLINVYSWPEQGPNEDEATASARGYHMLHWRSNNVDYWVVSDLESGELAKFVALYRRTEG
- a CDS encoding efflux RND transporter permease subunit encodes the protein MRFSRFFIDRPIFAAVLSIVILVAGLIAIFTLPVSEYPEVVPPTIAVRAVYPGANPTVLAQTVGTPLEESINGVDNMLYMSSQATADGVLNLTVTFKIGTNVDMAQVQVQNRVNQALPRLPDEVRQLGVTTQKQSPDLTMVVHLISPNGRYDPVYLRNYATLQVKDQLQRIPGAGQVIVFGSGDYAMRVWLDPQKVAAHDLSAGDVVNAIREQNLQVAAGVVGAPPMPTPVAYQLTVNARGRLVNEKEFGDIIVKTGADGEITRLRDVARIQLAAGDYGLQSLLNNKNAVAIAIFQQPGSNALALSHDVRATMAELKNNFPQGVDYSIVYDPTVFVHDSINEVVKTLLEATLLVVIVVVVFLQTWRASIIPLASVPISIVGTFAIMLASGFSINTLSLFGLVLAIGIVVDDAIVVVENVERHIELGLSPREASHKAMDEVSRPIVAIALVLCAVFVPVAFISGLTGQFYKQFALTIAFSTLISAFNSLTLSPALSAILLKPHGAEPDRLTRVLEKLLGWVFHPFNRAFKSGSNKYGRAVGKLIGKSAVALAVYAGLIVITLIGFKRVPPGFVPTQDKQYLVAYAQLPDAASLDRTEDVIKRLSAIAAKQPGVDATVAFPGLSINGFVNKPNAGTVFIGLKPFEERKSKDESGPAIVAALNQKFFSIQDAFIAVFPPPAVNGLGSVGGFKLELEDRAGLGQEALYKAAQELSAKANQTGKFSGVYTSYQINVPQLFADVDRDRVKQQGVELSDLFQTLQIYLGSVYVNDFNRFGRTYQVMAQADAPYRATAEDIAQLKVKNNKGDMVPLGSLIDVKPSFGPDQVMHYNAYPSADINGGPAPGVSSGQAVATMEQLAQETLPNGIGYEWTELTYQQILAGNTALLVFPLCVLLAFLVLAAQYESWSLPFVVILIVPMCLFSAIMGVWLSHGDNNVFTQIGLLVLVGLACKNAILIVEFARDLELQGHDPVHAALEACRIRLRPILMTSFAFIMGVVPLVVAFGAGAEMRHAMGVAVFSGMLGVTFFGLLLTPVFYVVVRGLVHKRAQASAARPSEYQPLVGHGSLAARGEGGD
- a CDS encoding sigma-70 family RNA polymerase sigma factor: MAQRTADGFEARILPHLDDAYTLARHLLGDDHDAQDAVQDAALRAFRHFAGFRGDNARAWFLSIVRNCCHTLRAGRAVDRATVPFGEQHLAIVRDTDRTDAAAIAQSDRALVTQALAEMPVEFREVLVLREVQGLSYAEIGDVVGVPAGTVMSRLSRGRRRLAEKLGLTGKEAS
- a CDS encoding MFS transporter → MTAHDTAAARRARAAGGRRAPASGAHGGWIVATTILGSSIAFIDTTVVNVALPVMQRQLHATGDEAQWMVESFALVLAGCLLIGGALGDKLGRRKIYVVGTAIFGAASLACGFATGVAWLVIARAIQGVGAALLIPGSLAILGACFEGHARARAIGNWSAFTAIAPAAGPVLGGWLVQHVSWRWVFFINPPLAVLVIILSAMHVPETRDASRGALDWPGSATATIGLAGIVTGALEMPRLGAHHPLVWGSLLGGAIVLAAFLAIEWRSRAPMVPLSLFTDRVFAGTNALTLLLYGALSGALYFVPFDLIQVQGYSPTAAGAALVPTTVLVFLLSQQAGALLERCGAALLLGIGPAVVAAGFALFARPSIGGSYWGTFFPAAAVLGIGLGLTVAPLTTSVMNAVPAGNVGVASGVNNAVARSAGVLGLALMAVIAGRVFGPALDQRVATLHLPPSAVHDLARQHIDLAAATVPHGLDPHQSRLVQHAIGTSFVDSFKIVMLAGAALALASGIVGWLSVSHANAARRRKR
- a CDS encoding multicopper oxidase domain-containing protein, with the translated sequence MRQSAGVILVFLGLGAAATKLSRPDPPPIEFNDGRTPAGSLTDGTESVSLVAESGEWRPYGPAGRGIQILAFGETGKALEDPGPMLRVPLGTHVVARIENRTGAELVVRGLSARRRTPLDSLVIAPNAIGTARFVADAPGTYYYWGATHGESFGTRWRDDEHLNGAFIVDPPGAAAGRDRVFVIERESQTSDSNPRDVDGIYTINGRPWPFTERLTYNMGDSIRWRVINASDEPHPFHLHGFFFRINAHGDLARDTVYWSDQQREEVTENLHAGRTMDVAWLADRPGGWIFHCHINFHVVDNPSLPPAVEPPNQRLQHELNGYPPGRTDGGSREGMDMGGLVLGIRIRAPAGWHPYQGERRTVRLVVESGAPLGDTTGKFEYVVDAGHGDIDSSAVLGPAIILRRGEPTRIWIVNHSAQATQIHWHGLEVESGADGVVGMSGMPGAMEPPVEPGDSFPVLVTPRRPGSYMYHTHLNAMYQQMRGLYGPLIVLDSGAAWNPDRDRVFIIGNRPDGTVMLNAGETSTPIQLRAHVAYRFRLMNITVGNPLIRYELVRTSGPSTGSDLQWIPIAKDAYPVNAARRVRVDARQPVSIGETYDFLVAEADTGRAALEVRAANGRLLSRQDVVFAR
- a CDS encoding plastocyanin/azurin family copper-binding protein; its protein translation is MSHEHDRDVQDRLTGGNYITTSETDDGIDRRGFLRCMAWAGTATVWAMAGGVPKSFLASRIPFLTDAERASIFFAQISDSHIGFSKQANKDVTATLQQAVARVNALPQTPALVLHTGDITQLAKPDEFDTAHQVLSGLKSDRVFYVPGEHDVATDNGASYLARYGKGTKGGGWYSFDHTGVHFIGLVNVLNLKAGGLGTLGAEQLAWLKKDVSGLSSSTPIVVFAHIPLWTVYPQWGWGTDDSEQALGLVKRFGSVTVLNGHIHQIVQKVEGNMAFHTAMSTAFPQPAPGTAPAPGPMTVDAGRLTSVLGIADVTFVPGRSHLAIVDATLSGKPPAFDAAAQDAAQRPAARRALVLGPDQIGIDNFQFSPAILTVARGTTVTWINNDDVPHLIVNVERRFKQSPVLDTGQRFSATLDRPGTYKYFCSLHPMMQGTIVVH
- the cwsA gene encoding cell wall synthesis protein CwsA, with amino-acid sequence MQNRTDSQLPNESQTPRSRRTWIIAGTAVAILATLAAGRAISGHDAQPQGPPPAPPVTVAAAIGRSVTDWDEFTGHLESVDMVDVRPRVSGYVERVAFTEGAMVNKGDVLFVIDPRPYEAEVEKAKADLAQAETRRTLAQSEVARAKHLLAAQAISRQDYDTRTSASAEGDAAVQAAQAALTTAQLNLEWTTVRAPITGRVGRAQVTPGNLVQAGAANATPLTTVVSLDPIYVYFDGDEQTYLKDLGLSPSSGAHAAQQKTQRVVYMGLADETGYPHEGHIDFVDNALDPVAGTIRARAVFANHDHRLTPGLFARIKLIGSRSYDATLIRDDAVGTDQDRKFVFVLKPDNTVDYRAITLGPMDDGLRVVKQGLKPGERVVVNGLQRVRPGAKVTPTVVPMTPPSDSQPSVASAH